CCGAAGGATCTCGGAGCGCGACGGCCTGATTCTCGGTTCGGGGCGACGAGGGAATGCTTCAGCATTTTCGAGGAGCCACGGGCCGAGAGGCGGGCCGTCCCGCCCGAGAGACGAGGAGCGAGGTTCTTCAACGGGCTCCTAACTCTTCGGGGGCAGGGAATCGAGAAGGCGCCCGATTCCTCGCGCCACGGAGTCCATGCTCCGTCGGCGCCCAGCGCCCACGAACTGAAGCAGATAGAGCTTCCAAACCGGGGGTTCTCCCGGCCGCACGGAGACCTTGAGATGGGACATCATGTGGCCGAGCGAGTCTCCGCCCTCGAGATCGAGTGGCTCCCTCCGCGCACCGACATGATCCCAGATCGCGGCGCCGAGGTCCGGGATGGACCGGCAGCGCTGAAGGAGCGGCACCGACGCGGCGCGCAGCTCAGGGTGCGTCTCGAGGTCGATCTCCAGCCCCATGCGCACGCAGCGACCCCCGCGCCAATCCTCGACGCGACTGGCCTCGATCTCGGTGATGGCGGCGAGAAAGGTCTCCAGCTCTCGGGGGACGGCGGGGCCTCCGCCGAAGCTCGTCAGCTCTCGGAGGTGCTCCCGATGGGTCCCCCGCACGTACGTCTTCAGGGTTCGTTGGTCGCCCTTCACCGACATCCCGACCTGGTTGATCCGCCCACCTCTCTGGGAGGCGCGCAGGGCGCTCAGGGTGTCCTGGAGCTCGTCTGGAGCGGCTCCGCCGAAGAGCCATCGCCATTGGGCGTCATGAATCTCCTCGGTGTGGCGCCGCCCGTAGAAGATGATGTTGAGGCCCACCACCTCGGGGCGAGGTTCCCCTGCCAGCGCGACGTACACGATACGAGGCCGGGGGAGCGCCGTCGACGGGTGAGTGCTGGCCCAGCCCGACTCCTCGATGCGCGCCAGCAGGTCGTGGAGGGGCTCGGCGAGCGATGTGCTGTCCAGCGTCGCCTGGAGGAGATTCGACACTCTCGAGGGACCGGGGGTTCGCTGGGGCGCGTCGAACAGGAATGGGAAACCGACGCTGACACCGACGCGCCACGGATCGGTCAGCCCGACCTCGAGGCCGTGCGGGCAGACCGCGAGGTCTCGCGGGAGCGCTCGCAGCGTCGCCAGGGCCGCGTGCCAGCCCGCGGACTCACGCAGGTCGTCCCGAAAGTCTCCCGTCCATCGCCCGAGCAGCGCGTCCAGGCCCTGTGGCCTCCAGCTCTCGACCAGCCCATCTCGATCCATCGCTGGGCGAGATTACTCGATCTCGGGGGCGCCTGACTTCATCCGCGAGCCCTTCCCGCGTTCCGCTCCGCCAACGCTGTCAGCGCCACTTTCCCCGTCTCGGTGCGCGGGAGCGCGTCGAGGCGGTGCAGCTCGGTCGGGATCATGTACGGGGGCAGGAGCGCCGCGCAATGGAGTCGGAGCGCGCGCGCGTCCGCGTCGCCCACGAAGTAGGCGGCCAGGCTCTCGCCCCGCGGGACGACCGCGCACTCGACGACGCCCGGGTGCTGGGCCAGCGCGTGCTCGACCTCGCCGAGCTCCACCCGGTGGCCCCGCACCTTCACCATGCGGTCCCGGCGCCCGTGGAAGCGCAGCACGCCGCCCTCCTCGGTGACGAGGTCGCCGGTCGCGTGTCGTCGCGGCGGCGCCGAGAGCGGCTCGCCCCAGTAGCCGCACATCACCGCCTCGCCCTCGATCACGAGCTCGCCGCCGTCGAGGTGGCCGCGCAGGTGAGGCAGGACCTCGCCGATCGGGATGGGAGGGTCATCCGGCTCGAGTGACGTGACCCGATGCGCGGTGCACACGTTCGTCTCGGTCGGCCCGTAGAAGTTCTCGTAGCGCGCGCCCGGGTGCGCCTCCATCAGGGCGGCGAGCGCGGGCACGGGGAAGACCTCCCCGGCGAAGACGATCGCGCGGAGCGAGGTGAGGTCCGCGTGGTGCTCGAGGAGCCGCGTCCAGAGAGTGGGCACCGCGTACATCACCGTCGGGCGGTGCTCGGCGATCCAGGCCGCGAGGGTCGCGGGGAAGAGCGACGCCTCGTGCGGGGGATGGAGGACGTGCGCGCCGGCCTCCACCGCGGCGAAGAGATCGAAGGTCGCCAGATCGAAGGTGATCGGCGCCACTGCCGCCACGCGATCCTCCGGGGACAGCGCGAGCCGCTCCACGGCCCAGCGCGGGAAGGCGACGGCGCCGCGGTGATCCCAGGTGACGCCCTTCGGCGCGCCCGTGCTGCCCGACGTGTAGAGGATGAAGGCGAGATCCTCGGGCGAGGGCGCGGCCTCGAGCGGCGCGTCCGGAATCGACTCGAGCGCGACGCAGCGCATGCCCTCGCCAGCGGCGGCCTCGATGCGCGAGGCGAGGCGCGCGTGCGCCGCGTCGTGCAGGAGCAGCGCGGCGCCGGCGTGGGCGAGCGTCGCACGGGCGCGCGCGGGCGGCGCGCTGGCCGAGAGCGGGACGGCGACCGCGCCGGCGGCGAGCGCGCCGTGGAAGGCGGCGCTGAGGGGGGCGTCGCGCGCGGCGAGCAGGCCGACGCGTGATCCTGCCGCGCCCTGGAGGAGTCGCGCGACCCCTCCCGCGCGGGCCGCGAACGCCTCGTAGGTGAGCGCGCCCGCCGCGAGCCGCCTCGGGTGCGCGCGCGCGGCGCGGAGGAGGGCGGCGGTGAGCGTCTCGGTCATCGTCCGCCTCAGAGGCCGAGGTGGGCGGCCAGGATCACCCGCTGCATGTCGCTGGTGCCGCTGTAGAGCACGCCGCCGATCGCGTCGCGGAGGTGCGCGGGGAGGCCGGTCTCCTCGAGGTAGCCCGTGCCGCCGTGGAGGCGGATGGCGTCGAGGTGCTGGGCGAGCGCCCACTCGCTGAGGCGCAGCTTGGTGAGGCACGCGAGCGGCGCGTCGAGCGTGCCGTCGACGAGCGCGGCGCAGGTCTTCTCGAGCAGCATTCGCGCGAGCACGTAGCGCTCGTACATCTCGACCACCCGCGCCGCGACGAGCTGGTTCTTGCCGATGGGGCGGCCGAACTGGCGGCGGGTGCGCGCGTGCTTCAGGCCCGCCTCGAGCTGCGCGCGCATCACCCCGACGGCGGGCGCGAGGATGAGCGCCCGCTCGTGCAGCATCGCGGTGTGAAAGACGGCCGCGCCGCGACCCGGGCCCTCGAGCACGGCGTCCGCCGGCACCCGGCAGCCCTCGAGATAGAGGCTGGTGAGGCTCGCGCGCGCGAGGCCCATCTTGTCCATCGGCGCGCCGACGGTGAGCCCCGCCGCCCCGCGCTCGAGTACGAAGCCGGTCACGCCCTGCTCTGGGACGCGCGCGAAGACGACGAAGACGTCCGCCTCGGCGCCGTTCGTGACCCAGAGCTTGCTGCCGCTCAGGAGGTAGCCGTCGCCGTCGGGCTCGGCCCGCGCCGCCATCGCCATCGTGTCCGAGCCGGCCTCGGCCTCGCTCGCCGCGTGCGCGCCGATCTGCTCCCCGGATCGGAGCTTCGCCAGATGTTTTGCTTTGATGCGATCGCTGCCGTGCGCCGCGATGGGGGCGAGCGCGGCGCAGGCGTGCGCGCCGAGGGCGAAGCAGAGGCCCGCGTCGGCGCTCTCGCCGAGCCCCTCCCAGGTGTGCGCCAGGGTGTCGGCGTCGAGGTCGGGGGCGAAGAGCCCGAAGGCGCCGACCTCCCGGAACGCGTCTGGCAGCGAGCGCTCGCGGAGGCTGGCCCCGAGCTTGATCGCCTCGCGCTGCACGTCGGAGCGCGCGGGGAGCGCGCGCATCAGCCCTTCAACCTCGCGCGGTCCTCGGCCGCGAGCAGCATGTCGAGCCCGCCGTTGCCCTCGTCGAAGAGGAACGCGGCGCGGTAGCCCATCTCGCGCGCCTCTCCGAGCGCGGCGAGGCAGCCGTCGACGTCGCGCGCGGGCCGGGTCGCGAGCACCGTGTCGCGCACGAGTGAGATCTCGGCCGCCGCTCGCAGCGAGCCCGCGCCGTGCGCGGCGTAGATGTCGAGCCCGGCTCCGTCGCAGCGACCGTCCACGATGGGGCCCAGGCCCTGGACCGACGCCGTCACCGGGACCTCGGAGCGACTCGCGTGCGCGCTTCGCGCCGCCTCGGTGAGCTGCGCGTGCGCCGACGACCACGTCACGCCCTCGCCGATCTCCGCGTCCCAGCCCGAGGCGAGATCGATCAGCCACGCGCCGTCGGGCGCCGCCACCGGGTGCATCTCCTCGGTGATCCAGCACGCCTTCAGCCCGCGCTCGTCGATCGCGGCCTGCGCCGCCTGCGCGCCCTCACGCACGCGGAGCCGCACGGCGTCGAGGCCGAGCTCCTGGACGCCGTCGAGCCTCCGCTGGAGCTTGCCGAGGTCGCCGTCGAAGGAGAGGTTCACGCCGCGCACGAAGCCGTCGCCGATGCGCGCGCGCCGCTTCGCGATCGCGTCGGCCGACTCCGGACCCTCGGCGGGCGGCTTGCGCAACGCGACCGCCATCGCCGCGAAGGTGTGCAGCTTGAACTCGCTCATGCGGTGGTGGAGCGTGTCCCAGTCGTCGCTCGTGTAGAGGGTGGTGCCCTCGATTTCGAGCCCGCTCGGGGCGATGGCGTTCCGTTGCAGGGCGAGCCGGTCGTAGACGACGTCGTCCTCGCTCCGCCGCTCCACCTCGTCGTAGTCGACCGTGAGGTAGAGGATCCCGCCTGGCTTCAGCACGCGGTTCATCTCCCGCGCGACGGCGGGCTGGGCGTCGGGGTCGATGTGCTCGAGGACCGAGATGCAGTAGACGCGGTCGAAGGTCGCATCCGGGAACTTCAGCGCCGTCATGTCCATCTCGACGGGCACGACCGCCGCGCGGTGGAACTCCGCGGCGCGCGCGAGCATGGTCAGCCAGCGCAGGTCGTTGTCGATGGCGACGACGGTCGCGCCGAGCGAGGCGAGGCGGATCGGCAGCGCGGACACCCCGCAGCCCGCGTCCAGCACCAGCTCGCCCTCGGGCGCGGCGTGGCGGGTCAGCGCCCACGGGTACTCCCAGACCTTCGACGGGTAGACGAAGGAGAGCTGCTGGCCGGCCTCTTCTTTCTCTCGCGCGATCTGCGCCGCGATGCCGCGGTTCGCCCCCGCCATCGGCTCGCGCCGGATGTCGTCGGGCTCGAGGATGCGGTTCTGCGCCTGCTCGGGCGCGGGCTCGTCGCCGGTGGGGTGCACGACGGGCGGCTCGAGGGGAACCGGCCGCTCGGGCTTGACGAACTCCTCGTCGCTCACGCGTCCTTCTTTCGCTGCACGAACGCGCGGATGGCGGCGAGCGTCCGGAAGTTGGCCGGCACGATCTCGTCCTGCGCGACGGTGATGCCCTCGGCGTCCTCGAGGTTCGCGACCAGGCGGATGATGGCGAGCGAGTCGAGCATGCCCGGCGCGAGGAGATCCTCCTCGTCCGTCACGTCCTCGACCCCGGGGAGCTCGTCCTTCAGGAACTGGCGAAGCGGTTCGCTCACGGCGCGGGATGGTAGCGCATGCCGGCCTCCGTAGAAGGCTCGCGCTTCCGTCGGTCCCAGACCATGTGCAGCATCGCGCCCGTGGCCCAGCCCCAGAGCCCCATCACGAAGAGGCCGAAGATGGTCAGCTCGCCCCACCACGGGATGGCCCAGACCTGCATCGCCACGCCCGCGGCGGCGCACGGGACCGTCCATCGGGAGGCGCGTCGGAAGTAGCCGAGCAGCACCCGAAGCTGCGCGTGGCTGAAGAAGCACGGGAAGTACGCGCTGGCGATCATCGGGTAGTCCGAGACGTTCATCGTCGAGACCATCGGGTAGTGGAACGCGAACAGGGTCAGCACCGCGGGGATGCGGAGCCGCGGGACCCGCCACGCGATCCACGGCACGCAGCACTCGACGAAGATCGTCCCGTAGATGGCGCAGTAGGCGGCCCACGTGGGCAGCTCGCTGCCGAGGTCGGCGTACACCCAGAACTGCCCCATGCCGTGCACGGCGGCGCTCGTCGGGATGGCGAAGAAGTTCTCGTTGATCTTGTGGAAGCCCGCGAAGAAATAGTTGACGCAGACGATCAGCGCGAGCCCGTCCGCGGCGTAGCGATCGACGACCCGCGCGCGCGGCCCACGGCCCCGGAAGTCGTGCGCCCCGAGCAGCCAGGCGACGATCCAGACCACGCCGAGCATCGTGAGCCCGCTGAACATGTGGCTCATGTGATTTCGGATGCGGTACGGGTACGTCAGGTAGTGCGCCCAGTAGATCAGGATCACCGCGAGCAGCCACTGCCGCCGCCGGTCGACGGCGAGGCCGATCACCGCCGCGGCGAGCATGAAGGCGAGCACGACCGGGACCCACCCCGGCAGGTGCTGGTGCCATCCCGGCTGGAACGCCTCCCGCGCCCACGCGTGCGCCTCCCAGGGGCGGTCCTCGCCGAGCAGCTGCAGCGTGTGCCCGACGAAGGCGGGAATCAGCAGGATCCCGAACGCCTGCAGCCGCAGATCCTTGCTGATCACGGATCCTCCGGCGGCCACGGGTAGGGGTAGTGGCTGTCGTAGAGGCGGACCGGGATCCACGCGTGAGGCGCGCTGAAGCGCGGATCCGCGCAGGCGTCGTCGGTCCTCTGCACGGGTCCGCCGGCCGCCGGCCGACGCGCGACGGCCACCGCGTGGCCCGCGTCACAGAGCTGCCGGATCGCGACCCGCATCGCCTCGTCGTTGTGCTGGATCCCGTCGCGCCGGAGCCACTCCACGAGATCGCCGAGGCGCCCCGCGCGCGGCTCTGGCGTCACGTCCACCTCGAGGTCGATGTAGAAGATCCAGAGCGAGCTCAGCATGCGCTGCGGCGCGATCAGGTGGTTGTTCCCGCCGTCCTCCCAGGAGAGCCCGGAGAACATGGTCTGACAGCTGTCGTCCCGGAGCCCCAGGTACGGGAGGCTGTTGTTCGTGACCTGCAGCGCGCCGACGATGGCCACCGCGGCGAAGAGCGCGCGGCGCAGCCGCCGGTCGGCGTCGGGGGTCGTCTCGCGCGGGCGGGGCATGGCTCGCGCGCCACTCTACCGCGCCCGGCCGGGTTCGGTTGCGCAGACGCGCACGACCTGCGCGGCCGCAGCCCGTCTCGCGCCGGTGCGGCCCTCGGCACGAGACGTGCGGCATCGCAGCTGGGACCTCGAACGAGGGACGAGATGGCACGAGCGAGCCCGAACCCGACATCCCCGTGGCCGAGCTCCGGGCAGCTGGACGAGGCGCTCCGTCGCGAGAGAGCGGGCAGGGCGAGCGCGGGGCACGTGGCGCTCACCGTGGCCAATCGCAGCGATCAGCCGCTGACCGCGCTGCACATCGTCGGGGCGCTGACGCCGGGGTGGGGCGAGGACTGGCTGTGCGGTGTGAGGCTCGCGCCAGGCGAGGAGATCCGGCTCGAGTGGCTCTGTCAGGAGCGCAGCTATCACCTGCGCGTGTCCGGCGCCGACGGGCTGCCCGTCGGCTACCGATCGCTCCGCCCGGAGCCCGGCCAGGCCTGGCGCTGGGTCTTCACCCTCGCGCGGCGCTGAGGCCGTCCTCTACTCGGAGAGCTTGCGGAGCTTGTTGAGCGCGAGCAGCGCCTTGGGGAGGTTCCCGCCGAGCAGGCCGTGGAAGGCCTGCGCCATCGGCGCGTACTTCTGCCGGTAGGGGAACCAGAACGGCTCGAAATCCAGCTTGCCCTTGTCGACCATGATCGACTTCTGGTGCGTGAACGCGAGCAACCCTTCTGGCCCGTGGTAGCGGCCGAAGCCGCTGTTCTTCACGCCGCCGAAGGGCAGCGCCGGGTTGCCCGTGATGGCCACCACGTCGTTGACCATCACCTGGCCGCTCTCCATGCGGGAGGCGAGCGCGAGGCCCTTGTCGACGTCGCGCGTCCAGACCGAGCCGTTCAGCCCGTACTGGTGATCGCTCGCGAGCCGCACCGCCTCGTCGGCGTCCTTCACGCGCACCACGGGCAGCACCGGGCCGAAGGTCTCCTCGCGGTAGATCTCCATGTCGGTGGTGACCTCGGTGATCAGCGTCGGCGCGAAGAACTGCCCGGGGCGGTCGAGCCGCTCGCCGCCGCGCAGCACCTTGGCGCCCGCCGCGATCGCGCCTCTCAGGTGTTGCTCGACCGTCTCGATCTGCCGCGGGAAGGTCATCGGGCCCATGTCGGCGTGCTCGTCCGGCCCACCGACGCGCACCTTGTCGACCTCGCGCTCGAGCAGCGCGACGAAGCGGTCGTGCACCGCGTCCTCGACGAAG
The window above is part of the Sandaracinaceae bacterium genome. Proteins encoded here:
- a CDS encoding AMP-binding protein: MTETLTAALLRAARAHPRRLAAGALTYEAFAARAGGVARLLQGAAGSRVGLLAARDAPLSAAFHGALAAGAVAVPLSASAPPARARATLAHAGAALLLHDAAHARLASRIEAAAGEGMRCVALESIPDAPLEAAPSPEDLAFILYTSGSTGAPKGVTWDHRGAVAFPRWAVERLALSPEDRVAAVAPITFDLATFDLFAAVEAGAHVLHPPHEASLFPATLAAWIAEHRPTVMYAVPTLWTRLLEHHADLTSLRAIVFAGEVFPVPALAALMEAHPGARYENFYGPTETNVCTAHRVTSLEPDDPPIPIGEVLPHLRGHLDGGELVIEGEAVMCGYWGEPLSAPPRRHATGDLVTEEGGVLRFHGRRDRMVKVRGHRVELGEVEHALAQHPGVVECAVVPRGESLAAYFVGDADARALRLHCAALLPPYMIPTELHRLDALPRTETGKVALTALAERNAGRARG
- a CDS encoding phosphopantetheine-binding protein — protein: MSEPLRQFLKDELPGVEDVTDEEDLLAPGMLDSLAIIRLVANLEDAEGITVAQDEIVPANFRTLAAIRAFVQRKKDA
- a CDS encoding acyl-CoA dehydrogenase — its product is MRALPARSDVQREAIKLGASLRERSLPDAFREVGAFGLFAPDLDADTLAHTWEGLGESADAGLCFALGAHACAALAPIAAHGSDRIKAKHLAKLRSGEQIGAHAASEAEAGSDTMAMAARAEPDGDGYLLSGSKLWVTNGAEADVFVVFARVPEQGVTGFVLERGAAGLTVGAPMDKMGLARASLTSLYLEGCRVPADAVLEGPGRGAAVFHTAMLHERALILAPAVGVMRAQLEAGLKHARTRRQFGRPIGKNQLVAARVVEMYERYVLARMLLEKTCAALVDGTLDAPLACLTKLRLSEWALAQHLDAIRLHGGTGYLEETGLPAHLRDAIGGVLYSGTSDMQRVILAAHLGL
- a CDS encoding class I SAM-dependent methyltransferase; the protein is MSDEEFVKPERPVPLEPPVVHPTGDEPAPEQAQNRILEPDDIRREPMAGANRGIAAQIAREKEEAGQQLSFVYPSKVWEYPWALTRHAAPEGELVLDAGCGVSALPIRLASLGATVVAIDNDLRWLTMLARAAEFHRAAVVPVEMDMTALKFPDATFDRVYCISVLEHIDPDAQPAVAREMNRVLKPGGILYLTVDYDEVERRSEDDVVYDRLALQRNAIAPSGLEIEGTTLYTSDDWDTLHHRMSEFKLHTFAAMAVALRKPPAEGPESADAIAKRRARIGDGFVRGVNLSFDGDLGKLQRRLDGVQELGLDAVRLRVREGAQAAQAAIDERGLKACWITEEMHPVAAPDGAWLIDLASGWDAEIGEGVTWSSAHAQLTEAARSAHASRSEVPVTASVQGLGPIVDGRCDGAGLDIYAAHGAGSLRAAAEISLVRDTVLATRPARDVDGCLAALGEAREMGYRAAFLFDEGNGGLDMLLAAEDRARLKG